A stretch of the Perca flavescens isolate YP-PL-M2 chromosome 3, PFLA_1.0, whole genome shotgun sequence genome encodes the following:
- the LOC114552374 gene encoding extracellular calcium-sensing receptor-like, producing MLGGIFSFHSSWINRQDSYTQKPLPLECTSLNFRGFQYSQAMLFAIEEINNSTELLPGISLGYKIYDVCGSIARGVRVTLSLANGNEVLSSLSSPCTRPAQVQAIMGETSSSPCMAIATVIGPFHIPMISHFATCACLSDKTKYPSFLRTIPSDYYQSRALAQLVCHFGWTWVGAIRTNDDYGNNGMAIFTETAEHLGICLEYSVSFFRTDPPEKIQKIISMIKASTSKVIVAFLSHMDMDVLIHELSNHKLTGYQWVGSESWIFDSQIAAMDINHILDGAIGLSIPKAYVSGMREFMLDVKPLNSSSNEMFSEFWETLFNCKFKQSKSSAGNQRECTGHEDLTGVQNSFTDMSLMPIFNNVYKGVYAVAHALHNILSCNKTCNNVVQLDPLTILQHIKMIQFKTKEGDEVYFNVNGDPAAKYEIINWQPTEHGIADFVTVGLYDASLPADKQLNLQNKSLIWANNSKQVPLSVCSEKCPPGTRKVLQKGKPVCCYDCLRCAEGEMSNITDSITCVRCHPEFWSNERRDACVKKEAEFLSYEEIMGALLTAASLFGTCITAVVAFIFFRYRKTPIVRANNSELSFLLLFSLTLCFLCSLTFIGRPSEWSCMLRHTAFGITFVLCISCVLGKTIVVLMAFRATLPGSNVMKWFGPAQQKLSVLGFTLIQVIICILWLTISPPFPFKNFDEFKHKIILECALGSAVGFWAVLGYIGILAMLCFILAFLARKLPDNFNEAKFITFSMLIFCAVWITFIPAYVSSPGKFSVAVEIFAILASSFGLLFCIFIPKCYIILLKPDKNTKKNMMGKETPKSF from the exons ATGCTGGGGGGAATCTTCTCTTTCCACAGTAGCTGGATAAACAGACAGGACAGCTACACGCAAAAACCACTGCCATTGGAATGCACCAg TTTGAATTTCAGAGGTTTCCAGTATTCCCAGGCTATGCTCTTCGCCATAGAGGAGATTAATAACAGCACAGAACTACTGCCTGGTATCTCTCTGGGCTATAAGATCTATGATGTCTGTGGCTCCATTGCCAGAGGTGTGAGGGTTACACTGTCCTTGGCTAATGGTAATGAGGTATTATCTTCACTCTCTTCCCCATGTACCAGACCTGCCCAAGTGCAGGCTATTATGGGAGAGACTTCGTCCTCTCCTTGCATGGCTATAGCTACTGTCATTGGACCCTTTCATATCCCAATG atCAGCCACTTTGCTACTTGTGCTTGTCTGAGTGATAAAACCAAGTACCCATCCTTCCTCAGGACAATACCCAGTGATTACTACCAGAGCAGAGCTCTGGCCCAGTTGGTGTGTCACTTTGGTTGGACTTGGGTTGGAGCCATTAGAACAAATGATGATTATGGTAACAATGGCATGGCCATATTCACAGAAACCGCAGAGCATCTGGGCATCTGTCTGGAGTACTCTGTATCTTTCTTTAGAACAGATCCACcagaaaaaatacaaaagataaTTTCCATGATCAAGGCATCCACTTCCAAAGTTATTGTTGCTTTCCTTTCCCACATGGATATGGATGTGCTAATTCATGAGTTGTCCAACCATAAACTGACTGGGTACCAGTGGGTAGGCAGTGAGAGCTGGATCTTTGATTCCCAAATTGCAGCCATGGATATTAATCACATTCTGGATGGTGCCATAGGCCTGTCCATCCCCAAAGCATATGTCAGTGGTATGAGGGAGTTCATGTTGGATGTGAAGCCGCTCAATTCATCTAgtaatgaaatgttttcagagTTTTGGGAGACATTATTTAACTGTAAATTCAAACAGTCAAAATCTTCAGCAGGGAATCAGAGAGAATGTACTGGCCATGAAGATCTGACTGGAGTGCAAAACAGCTTCACTGATATGTCGCTCATGCCTATCTTTAACAATGTCTATAAAGGAGTGTATGCTGTGGCCCACGCACTTCATAATATTCTCAGCTGTAACAAAACCTGTAACAACGTGGTGCAGCTAGATCCATTGACG ATTTTACAGCACATAAAAATGATTCAGTTCAAAACTAAGGAAGGAGATGAGGTTTACTTTAATGTGAATGGAGACCCAGCAGCAAAGTATGAAATTATAAACTGGCAGCCAACCGAACATGGCATTGCGGACTTTGTCACAGTTGGTCTTTATGATGCATCTTTACCAGCAGACAAACAGCTGAATCTGCAAAATAAGTCTTTAATTTGGGCAAATAACTCAAAACAG GTGCCTTTGTCAGTTTGCAGTGAGAAATGTCCTCCAGGAACTCGCAAGGTTCTCCAGAAAGGAAAGCCTGTCTGCTGCTATGACTGTTTAAGATGTGCAGAGGGAGAAATGAGCAACATTACAG aTTCCATCACTTGTGTGCGATGCCACCCTGAGTTCTGGTCAAATGAGAGAAGAGATGCTtgtgtgaagaaggaggcagagTTTCTATCATATGAAGAGATTATGGGAGCACTGCTCACTGCAGCATCCTTATTTGGAACATGCATCACTGCTGTTGTGGCATTCATTTTCTTCAGATACAGGAAAACTCCTATTGTCAGGGCCAACAACTCTGAGCtcagcttcctgctgctcttctccttgactctgtgtttcctgtgttcTCTGACCTTCATAGGCCGGCCCTCTGAGTGGTCCTGCATGCTGCGACACACGGCATTCGGCATCACCTTTGTCCTCTGTATCTCTTGTGTTCTGGGGAAAACTATAGTGGTGTTAATGGCCTTCAGGGCCACACTTCCAGGTAGTAATGTCATGAAATGGTTTGGGCCTGCACAGCAAAAACTCAGTGTTTTGGGTTTCACCCTTATACAAGTTATCATATGTATCCTCTGGTTAACAATTTCTCCTCCATTTCCATTTAAGAATTTTGATGAATTTAAGCACAAAATCATCTTAGAGTGTGCTCTGGGTTCAGCTGTAGGTTTTTGGGCTGTACTTGGGTACATAGGAATCCTGGCCATGTTATGTTTCATTCTTGCTTTTCTAGCCCGGAAACTGCCTGATAATTTCAATGAAGCCAAATTTATCACCTTTAGCATGCTGATATTCTGCGCAGTATGGATCACTTTTATCCCAGCATATGTCAGCTCTCCTGGGAAGTTCAGTGTTGCTGTGGAGATATTTGCTATTCTTGCTTCCAGTTTTGGACTgctcttttgtatttttattccaaaatgttATATTATCTTACTGAAACCTGACAAGAATACAAAAAAGAATATGATGGGGAAGGAGACACCAAAATCATtttga
- the LOC114552430 gene encoding extracellular calcium-sensing receptor-like — MLGGIFSFHSSWKARHDTYKQKPLPLECTSLNFREFQFAQAMLFAIEEINNSTEILPGISLGYKIYDLCGSTARSVRYALALTNGNEVLSALNKAPCTRPAQVQAIMGDTSSSPCMAIATVIGPFHIPMISHFATCACLSDKTKYPSFLRTIPSDYYQSRALAQLVWQFGWTWVGAIRTNDDYGNNGMAIFTETAQHLGICLEYSVSFFRTDPPEKIQKIISMIKVSTSKVIVAFLNHMDMDVLIQELSNHKLTGYQWVGSESWISDSQIAAMDRHHILDGALGLSIPKAHVSGMREFILDVKPLNSSSNVMFPEFWETLFSCKFKQSKASAGNQRECTGHEDLTGVQNSFTDMSLMPIFNNVYKGVYAVAHALHNILSCNKTCNNQVQLDPFTILQHIKKIKFITKEGDEVYFNENGDPAAKYEIINWQPTEHGTVDFVTVGLYDASLPANKQLNLQNKSLIWAHNSQQVPLSVCSEKCLPGTRKVLQKGKPVCCYDCLRCAEGEMSNVTDSITCVRCHPEFWSNERRDACVKKEAEFLSYEEIMGALLTAASLCGTCITAVVAFIFFRYRKTPIVRANNSELSFLLLFSLTLCFLCSLTFIGRPSEWSCKLRHTAFGITFVLCISCVLGKTLVVLMAFRATLPGSNVMKWFGPAQQKLSVLGFTLIQVIICILWLTISPPFPFKNFKEFKDKIILECALGSAVGFWAVLGYIGLLAMLCFILAFLARKLPDNFNEAKFITFSMLIFCAVWITFIPAYVSSPGKFSVAVEIFAILASSFGLLFCIFIPKCYIILLKPEKNTKNNMMGKVAPKSF; from the exons ATGTTGGGGGGAATCTTTTCTTTCCACAGCAGCTGGAAAGCCAGACATGACACCTACAAGCAAAAACCCCTGCCACTGGAATGCACCAG TTTGAATTTCAGAGAATTCCAGTTTGCCCAGGCTATGCTCTTTGCCATAGAGGAGATTAATAACAGCACAGAAATACTGCCTGGTATCTCTCTGGGCTATAAGATCTATGATTTATGTGGCTCCACTGCCAGAAGTGTGAGGTATGCACTGGCCTTGACTAATGGTAATGAGGTGTTATCTGCACTCAACAAGGCACCATGTACCAGACCTGCACAAGTGCAGGCCATTATGGGAGatacctcctcctctccttgcaTGGCTATAGCTACTGTAATCGGACCCTTTCATATCCCAATG aTCAGTCACTTTGCTACTTGTGCTTGTCTGAGTGATAAAACCAAGTACCCATCCTTTCTCAGAACAATACCCAGTGATTACTACCAGAGCAGAGCCCTGGCCCAGTTGGTGTGGCAATTTGGTTGGACTTGGGTTGGAGCTATTAGAACAAATGATGATTATGGTAACAATGGCATGGCCATATTCACAGAAACCGCACAGCATCTGGGCATCTGTCTGGAGTACTCTGTATCTTTCTTTAGAACAGATCCACcagaaaaaatacaaaagataaTTTCCATGATCAAGGTTTCCACTTCCAAGGTGATTGTTGCTTTCCTCAACCACATGGATATGGATGTGCTAATTCAAGAGTTATCCAACCACAAACTGACTGGGTACCAGTGGGTAGGCAGTGAGAGCTGGATCTCTGATTCTCAAATTGCAGCCATGGATAGGCATCACATTCTGGATGGTGCCTTAGGCCTGTCCATCCCCAAAGCACATGTCAGTGGCATGAGAGAGTTCATTTTGGATGTGAAGCCACTCAATTCATCTAGTAATGTAATGTTTCCAGAGTTTTGGGAGACATTATTTAGCTGTAAGTTCAAACAGTCAAAAGCTTCAGCAGGGAATCAGAGAGAGTGTACTGGCCATGAAGATCTGACTGGAGTGCAAAACAGCTTCACTGATATGTCGCTCATGCCTATCTTTAACAATGTCTATAAAGGAGTGTATGCTGTGGCCCACGCACTTCATAATATTCTCAGCTGTAACAAAACCTGTAACAACCAGGTGCAGCTAGATCCATTTACG ATTTTACAGCATATAAAAAAGATTAAGTTCATAACAAAGGAAGGAGATGAAGTTTACTTTAATGAGAATGGAGACCCAGCAGCAAAGTATGAAATTATAAACTGGCAGCCAACAGAACATGGCACTGTGGACTTTGTCACAGTAGGTCTTTATGATGCATCTTTACCTGCAAACAAACAGCTGAATCTGCAAAATAAGTCTTTAATTTGGGCACATAACTCACAACAG GTGCCTTTGTCAGTTTGCAGTGAGAAATGTCTCCCAGGAACTCGCAAGGTTCTCCAGAAAGGAAAGCCTGTCTGCTGCTATGACTGTTTAAGATGTGCAGAGGGAGAAATGAGTAACGTTACAG aTTCTATCACATGTGTACGATGTCACCCTGAGTTCTGGTCAAATGAGAGAAGAGATGCTtgtgtgaagaaggaggcagagTTTCTATCATATGAAGAGATTATGGGAGCGCTGCTCACTGCAGCATCCTTATGTGGAACATGCATCACTGCTGTTGTGGCATTCATTTTCTTCAGATACAGGAAAACTCCTATTGTCAGGGCCAACAACTCTGAGCTgagcttcctgctgctcttctccttgactctgtgtttcctgtgttcTCTGACCTTCATAGGCCGGCCCTCTGAGTGGTCCTGCAAGCTGCGACACACGGCATTCGGCATCACCTTTGTCCTCTGTATCTCTTGTGTTCTGGGGAAAACTCTAGTGGTGTTGATGGCCTTCAGGGCCACACTTCCAGGTAGTAATGTCATGAAATGGTTTGGGCCTGCACAGCAGAAACTCAGTGTTCTGGGTTTCACTCTAATACAAGTTATCATATGTATCCTCTGGTTAACAATTTCTCCTCCTTTTCCATTTAAGAATTTTAAGGAATTCAAGGACAAAATCATCTTAGAGTGTGCTCTGGGCTCAGCTGTAGGTTTTTGGGCTGTACTTGGGTACATAGGACTTCTGGCCATGTTATGTTTCATTCTTGCTTTTCTGGCTCGAAAACTGCCTGATAATTTTAATGAAGCCAAATTTATCACCTTTAGCATGCTGATATTCTGTGCCGTATGGATCACTTTTATCCCAGCATATGTCAGCTCTCCTGGGAAGTTCAGTGTTGCTGTGGAGATATTTGCTATTCTGGCCTCCAGTTTTGGACTgctcttttgtatttttattccaaaatgttatattatcttactgaaacctgagaaaaatacaaaaaataatatgatGGGGAAGGTGGCACCAAAGTCATTCTGA